Proteins encoded within one genomic window of Pongo pygmaeus isolate AG05252 chromosome 4, NHGRI_mPonPyg2-v2.0_pri, whole genome shotgun sequence:
- the LOC129036115 gene encoding centriole and centriolar satellite protein OFD1-like, giving the protein MMAQSNMLPVADVLSQNELRKKLYQTFKDRGILDTLKIQLRNQLIHELMHPVLSGELQPQSISVQGSSLLISASNSLVADHLQRCGYEYSLSVFFPESGLAKEKVFTMQDLLQLIKINPTSSLYKSLVSGADKENQKGFLMHFLKELAEYHQAKESCNMETQTSSTFSRDSLAEKLQLIDDQFADAYPQRTKFESLEIKLNEYKREIEEQLRAEICQKLKFFKDTEIGKIKMEAKKKYERELAVFQNDFEKACQAKSEALIIREKSTLERIQKHQEIETKEIYAQRQLLLKDMDLLRGREAELKQRVEAFELNQKLQEEKHKSVTEALRRREQNIKSFEKTYDQKLKNELLKYQLELKDDYIIRTNRLIEDERKNKEKAVHLQEELIAFNSKKEELNQSINRMKELELELESVKAQSLAITKQNHMLNEKVKVMSDYSLLKEERLELLAQNKLLKQQLEESRNENLRLLNRLAQPARELAVFQKELWKAEKAIVVEHEEFESRRQALHKQLQDEIEHTTQLKAQILGYKVSIKRLTIQVAYLKSQLKQTQTALENEVYCNPKQSVIHHSANGLINGNMVLHNGEISGDFLNNPFKQEKVLAGMVASRITNYANAGMERSSPDSDLEFVANTNARVKELQQEAERLEKAFRSYHRRDIKNSAKGPLPAKSPPSLHLLEAFKNITSSSPERRIFAEDRVVSEQPQVGTLEEERNDILEALTGSAASRLCGGTSSRRLSSTPLPKAKRSLESEIYLEDLGRSHIASPSPCPDRMPSPSPTESRHNLSIPPFSSPPEQKAGLYWRQNELQDKSEFSDVDKLAFKGNEEFESSFEYAGNVPRQFEMDGPSPAGDMLHMGAAVAAVPLSYQHPSVDQKQIEEQKEEEKIWEQPVKERKQREERRQSNLQEILERERRELEKLYQERRMTEESLKIEMENELEMSNQEMKDKSAHSENPLEKYMKIIQQEQDQELADKSSKKMVQEGSLVDTLQCSDKVESLTGFSHEEPDDSW; this is encoded by the coding sequence ATGATGGCTCAGTCCAACATGCTCCCCGTGGCTGATGTGTTGAGTCAAAATGAACTGCGCAAAAAGCTATACCAGACATTTAAGGATCGGGGTATACTGGACACACTCAAGATACAACTTCGAAACCAGCTAATTCATGAGTTAATGCACCCTGTATTGAGTGGAGAACTGCAACCTCAGTCCATTTCAGTGCAAGGGAGCTCCCTCTTAATAAGTGCCTCTAACTCTTTAGTGGCAGATCACTTACAAAGATGTGGCTATGAATattcactttctgttttctttccagaaagtgGTTTGGCAAAAGAAAAGGTATTTACTATGCAGGATCTATTACAACTCATTAAAATCAACCCTACTTCCAGTCTGTACAAATCACTGGTTTCAGGAGCtgataaagaaaaccaaaaaggttttcttatgcattttttaaaagaattggcAGAATATCATCAAGCTAAAGAGAGTTGTAACATGGAAACTCAGACAAGTTCGACATTTAGCAGAGATTCTCTGGCTGAGAAGCTTCAGCTTATCGATGATCAGTTTGCAGATGCTTACCCTCAGCGTACCAAGTTCGAGTCTTTAGAAATAAAGCTAAATGAATATAAGAGAGAAATAGAAGAGCAACTTCGGGCAGAAATATGTCAAAAGTTGAAGTTTTTTAAAGATACCgaaataggaaaaattaaaatggaagcaaaaaaaaagtatgagagAGAATTAGCCGTGTTCCAGAATGATTTTGAGAAAGCTTGTCAAGCAAAATCTGAAGCCCTCATTATTCGGGAAAAGAGTACCCTTGAGAGAATTCAAAAGCACCAAGAGATTGAAACAAAAGAGATTTATGCTCAAAGGCAACTTTTACTAAAAGATATGGATTTGCtaagaggaagagaagcagagctgaagcaaagagttgaagcttttgAACTGAACCAGAAGCTccaggaagaaaaacataaaagcgTGACTGAGGCACTTAGGAGACGGGAGCAGAATATAAAGAGTTTTGAGAAGACCTATGACCAAAAACTCAAGAATGAACTTCTTAAGTATCAACTTGAACTAAAGGACGACTACATCATTAGAACTAATCGACTGATTGAAGatgaaaggaagaataaagaaaaagctgTTCATTTGCAAGAGGAGCTCATAGCTTTTAATTCAAAAAAGGAGGAACTCAATCAATCTATAAATCGCATGAAAGAACTTGAGCTTGAGTTAGAGTCTGTCAAAGCCCAGTCTTTggcaataacaaaacaaaaccatatgcTGAATGAAAAGGTTAAAGTGATGAGTGATTATTCACTACTAAAAGAAGAGAGACTGGAACTTCTGGcacaaaataaattacttaaacaACAACTGGAAGAGAGTAGAAATGAAAACTTGCGTCTCCTAAACCGCCTAGCTCAGCCGGCTCGTGAACTTGCGGTCTTTCAGAAAGAACTATGGAAAGCAGAAAAGGCTATAGTGGTTGAGCATGAGGAGTTCGAAAGCCGCAGGCAAGCTCTGCACAAACAACTGCAAGATGAAATTGAGCATACTACACAGTTGAAGGCCCAGATACTAGGTTACAAAGTTTCCATAAAGAGGTTAACTATTCAGGTTGCCTATTTAAAATCGCAACTGAAGCAAACTCAGACAGCCCTAGAGAATGAAGTGTACTGCAATCCAAAGCAGTCTGTGATCCATCATTCTGCCAATGGATTAATAAATGGCAACATGGTGCTTCACAATGGTGAGATAAGTGGGGATTTCTTGAACAATCCTTTTAAACAGGAAAAAGTTCTAGCAGGTATGGTTGCATCAAGGATCACAAATTATGCAAATGCAGGGATGGAGCGTAGTTCCCCTGATTCTGACCTTGAGTTTGTCGCCAATACTAATGCAAGGGTCAAAGAGCTTCAGCAAGAGGCCGAACGCTTGGAAAAGGCTTTCAGAAGTTACCATCGGAGAGACATTAAAAACTCTGCCAAAGGCCCACTACCAGCAAAGAGCCCACCATCTCTGCACTTGCTGGAAGCCTTCAAAAACATTACTTCCAGTTCCCCAGAAAGACGTATTTTTGCAGAGGACAGAGTTGTCTCTGAGCAGCCTCAAGTGGGCACActtgaagaagaaaggaatgacATCTTGGAAGCCCTGACAGGCAGTGCAGCCTCAAGGCTATGCGGGGGCACTTCCTCCAGACGCCTCTCCTCCACACCCCTTCCAAAAGCAAAAAGAAGCCTTGAAAGTGAAATATATCTGGAAGATCTGGGCAGATCACACATTGCTTCCCCCAGTCCTTGTCCTGACAGAATGCCCTCGCCATCACCCACTGAGTCTAGGCACAAcctctccatccctcccttctcCAGCCCTCCGGAGCAGAAAGCGGGTCTTTATTGGAGACAAAATGAACTTCAAGACAAAAGTGAATTTTCAGATGTGGACAAGCTAGCTTTTAAGGGTAATGAGGAATTTGAATCATCTTTTGAATATGCAGGGAATGTGCCAAGGCAGTTTGAAATGGATGGGCCCTCTCCTGCCGGGGATATGCTTCATATGGGCGCAGCTGTAGCTGCTGTGCCCCTCTCATATCAGCACCCAAGTGTAGATCAGAAACAAATtgaagaacaaaaggaagaagaaaaaatatgggAACAGCCAGTGAAAGAAcgaaagcagagagaagaaagaaggcagaGTAACCTACAAGAAATTttagaaagggaaagaagagaactAGAAAAACTGTATCAGGAAAGGAGGATGACTGAAGAATCGCTGAAGAttgaaatggaaaatgaattagaaatgagtaatcaagaaatgaaagacaaatcTGCTCACAGTGAAAATCCTTTAGAGAAATACATGAAAATCATCCAGCAGGAGCAAGACCAGGAGTTGGCAGATAAGAGCTCAAAAAAGATGGTCCAGGAAGGCTCCCTAGTGGACACACTGCAATGTAGTGACAAAGTCGAAAGTTTAACAGGCTTTTCTCATGAAGAACCAGATGACTCTTGGTAA